A single Cnuibacter physcomitrellae DNA region contains:
- the secF gene encoding protein translocase subunit SecF — translation MASFSKFGNDLYTGERSIDFIGRRRIWFLVSGILVLICLIGPWVRGGFEFGIEFRGGSEFTVSQSATQDQSIADDAVNQAAPGSNPRVSTLGTDSVRVQTDELDDAQSTAVVSALAEGYDVPSEDVTVSIIGATWGADITTQAIRGLVIFLVLVAVFMALYFRTWKMAAAALIALLHDLIITAGVYGLTGLEITPAAVIGFLTILGYSLYDTVVVFDKIRENTRGMGDNDTRTFAETVNLAVNQTLVRSINTSVVAALPVASILIIGSFVLGARTLQDISLALLIGIIVGTYSTIFVASPLYVQFRKGEAKLKKHDARVLSARARAKQSQAPAAELVD, via the coding sequence ATGGCCAGCTTCTCCAAGTTCGGAAACGACCTCTACACCGGCGAGCGGTCGATCGACTTCATCGGACGCCGCCGCATCTGGTTCCTGGTGTCGGGCATCCTCGTGCTCATCTGCCTCATCGGACCATGGGTCCGCGGCGGCTTCGAGTTCGGGATCGAGTTCCGCGGCGGGTCCGAGTTCACGGTCTCGCAGTCGGCGACGCAGGATCAGTCGATCGCCGACGACGCGGTGAACCAGGCCGCCCCGGGATCGAACCCGCGCGTCAGCACGCTCGGCACCGACTCGGTGCGCGTGCAGACCGACGAGCTCGACGACGCCCAGTCGACGGCGGTCGTCTCCGCCCTCGCCGAGGGCTACGACGTCCCGTCGGAGGACGTCACGGTCTCGATCATCGGCGCCACCTGGGGTGCCGACATCACCACCCAGGCGATCCGCGGCCTCGTGATCTTCCTCGTGCTCGTGGCGGTGTTCATGGCGCTCTACTTCCGCACCTGGAAGATGGCGGCCGCCGCGCTCATCGCCCTGCTCCACGACCTGATCATCACGGCGGGCGTGTACGGCCTCACCGGGCTCGAGATCACCCCGGCCGCGGTCATCGGCTTCCTGACCATCCTCGGATACTCGCTCTACGACACCGTCGTGGTGTTCGACAAGATCCGCGAGAACACGAGGGGGATGGGCGACAACGACACCCGGACCTTCGCCGAGACGGTCAACCTGGCGGTCAACCAGACCCTCGTCCGTTCGATCAACACATCCGTGGTCGCTGCGCTGCCGGTCGCCTCGATCCTCATCATCGGGTCATTCGTCCTCGGAGCGCGCACGCTGCAGGACATCTCGCTCGCGCTCCTCATCGGGATCATCGTCGGCACGTACTCCACGATCTTCGTGGCCTCGCCGCTATACGTGCAGTTCCGCAAGGGCGAAGCCAAGCTCAAGAAGCACGATGCCCGGGTGCTCTCCGCCCGTGCGCGAGCCAAGCAGAGCCAGGCCCCCGCCGCCGAGCTGGTCGACTGA
- the secD gene encoding protein translocase subunit SecD → MAQTTAVKKAWRTLIWLVAIFAVLTGVLAGGVLWSTATWTPKLALDLEGGRQIILTPKLENGQEISSDQLDQAVAIIRQRVDASGVSEAEVTTQGAQNVVVSIPGVPDQDTLNRIESSAKLEFRPVLVSDAAASSSLSTPSATPDPSLSTTPTAQPTNASDLAYVTPALRAEFDSFQCGQNEDPVGQAPADQPLIACSTDGSAKYILGPVEIDGSDISDATSGVATTQQGASTGQWVVDLTFDDQGTQAFADVTTRLFGLQGAQNQFAVVLDGNVITAPTTNAVITDGRAQISGSFTQDSAKTLADQLKFGALPIGFTVQSNEQISATLGSSQLASGLLAGLIGLILVVIYSLIQYRTLGVVTIASLAIAAALTYLLVTIMSWRIDFRLSLAGVAGLIVAIGITADSFIVYFERIRDELRDGRGLQSSVQAGWKRAFRTITASDAVNFLAAAVLYVLAVGNVRGFAFTLGLTTIVDLIVVALFTHPLMTLLAELPFFRDGHKASGLDPRALGAVYRGRAQFRSPEQTTKKSTGASREAAKRQTIAERKAAELTKVGGDRKTEGKDS, encoded by the coding sequence GTGGCACAAACGACCGCGGTCAAGAAGGCGTGGCGCACGCTGATCTGGCTGGTCGCGATCTTCGCGGTGCTCACCGGCGTCCTCGCCGGTGGAGTCCTGTGGAGCACAGCGACGTGGACGCCGAAGCTCGCCCTCGACCTCGAGGGCGGCCGGCAGATCATCCTGACCCCGAAGCTGGAGAACGGACAGGAGATCTCGTCCGACCAGCTCGACCAGGCCGTGGCGATCATCCGCCAGCGCGTCGACGCCAGCGGCGTCTCCGAGGCCGAGGTCACCACCCAGGGCGCGCAGAACGTCGTCGTCTCGATCCCGGGTGTACCCGACCAGGACACGCTGAACCGGATCGAGTCCTCGGCCAAGCTGGAGTTCCGTCCCGTGCTCGTCTCCGACGCCGCGGCGTCGAGCTCGCTCTCGACGCCGAGCGCGACGCCCGACCCGTCGCTGTCGACGACGCCGACCGCACAGCCGACGAACGCCAGCGACCTCGCGTACGTCACTCCGGCCCTCCGCGCCGAGTTCGACAGCTTCCAGTGCGGGCAGAACGAGGACCCGGTCGGTCAGGCACCGGCCGACCAGCCGCTCATCGCCTGCTCCACCGACGGCTCGGCCAAGTACATCCTCGGGCCGGTCGAGATCGACGGCTCCGACATCTCCGATGCCACGAGCGGCGTCGCGACCACCCAGCAGGGTGCGTCGACCGGGCAGTGGGTCGTCGACCTCACCTTCGACGACCAGGGCACCCAGGCGTTCGCCGACGTCACCACCCGCCTGTTCGGCCTCCAGGGGGCGCAGAACCAGTTCGCGGTCGTCCTCGACGGCAACGTCATCACGGCGCCGACGACGAACGCCGTGATCACCGACGGCCGAGCGCAGATCTCCGGCTCCTTCACGCAGGACTCCGCGAAGACCCTGGCCGACCAGCTCAAGTTCGGTGCGCTGCCGATCGGCTTCACCGTGCAGAGCAACGAGCAGATCTCGGCCACGCTGGGCTCCTCGCAGCTCGCCAGCGGTCTGCTGGCGGGTCTGATCGGTCTGATCCTCGTCGTGATCTACTCGCTCATCCAGTACCGCACGCTCGGCGTGGTGACGATCGCGTCCCTCGCGATCGCGGCGGCGCTGACGTACCTCCTGGTGACGATCATGAGCTGGCGCATCGACTTCCGGCTCTCGCTCGCCGGTGTCGCCGGTCTGATCGTGGCCATCGGTATCACGGCCGACTCCTTCATCGTGTACTTCGAGCGCATCCGAGACGAGCTCCGCGACGGGCGTGGTCTGCAGTCGTCGGTCCAGGCGGGGTGGAAGCGCGCCTTCCGCACCATCACCGCGTCCGACGCGGTGAACTTCCTGGCCGCCGCCGTGCTGTACGTCCTCGCCGTCGGCAACGTGCGAGGCTTCGCCTTCACCCTCGGGCTCACGACCATCGTCGACCTCATCGTGGTCGCGCTCTTCACGCACCCGCTGATGACGCTGCTGGCCGAGCTGCCGTTCTTCCGCGACGGCCACAAGGCGTCGGGCCTCGACCCGCGTGCGCTGGGCGCCGTCTACCGGGGTCGCGCCCAGTTCAGGTCGCCGGAGCAGACGACGAAGAAGAGCACCGGTGCGAGCCGCGAGGCCGCGAAGCGGCAGACCATCGCCGAGCGCAAGGCGGCGGAGCTGACGAAGGTCGGCGGCGATCGCAAGACCGAGGGGAAGGACTCCTGA
- the yajC gene encoding preprotein translocase subunit YajC, with protein sequence MALDPLTIGMLVVLAVLVFFMFRSSRKRQKQQQELQSKVAVGAEVMTNFGVFGTILELDDEENQVLIETTPGTVLKVHRQTVTRVVTPADAETEDDAATPAAPALETSDGAPAYGERIDETAEPVVDTKSEKKADE encoded by the coding sequence ATGGCACTCGATCCGTTGACAATTGGAATGCTGGTCGTCCTGGCCGTGCTGGTGTTCTTCATGTTCCGCAGCAGCCGGAAGCGCCAGAAGCAGCAGCAGGAGCTGCAGTCGAAGGTCGCGGTCGGCGCCGAGGTCATGACGAACTTCGGCGTGTTCGGCACCATTCTCGAGCTCGACGACGAGGAGAACCAGGTGCTGATCGAGACCACGCCGGGCACGGTGCTCAAGGTCCACCGCCAGACGGTCACGCGGGTCGTCACCCCCGCCGACGCCGAGACCGAGGACGACGCGGCGACTCCCGCCGCCCCCGCCCTCGAGACGAGCGATGGAGCACCGGCGTACGGCGAGCGGATCGACGAGACCGCCGAGCCCGTCGTCGACACGAAGTCCGAGAAGAAGGCCGACGAGTAG
- the ruvB gene encoding Holliday junction branch migration DNA helicase RuvB, translated as MSESRGGEDLVDPTAQSEAEIAFEGALRPRSLAEFVGQRKVRGQLQLLLDAAAIQDRTPDHILLAGPPGLGKTTLAMIVAQETGRPLRMTSGPAIQHAGDLAAVLSALVPGEVLFVDEIHRMARTAEEMLYLAMEDFRIDIMVGKGAGATSIPLDLSPFTLVGATTRSGLLPNPLRDRFGFTAHLEFYETEELIEVLRRAAALLGVPIGEEALLEIASRSRGTPRIANRLLRRVRDFALVDGGGASVEAVRAALDLYDVDELGLDRLDRAVMTVLLKRFDGGPVGLNTLAVSVGEEADTIESVVEPFLVRIGLISRTPRGRVATRAGWAHFGLSRGQDALFGDDL; from the coding sequence ATGAGCGAGTCCCGAGGAGGCGAGGACCTGGTCGACCCCACCGCGCAGTCGGAGGCGGAGATCGCCTTCGAGGGCGCTCTGCGTCCCCGGTCGCTGGCCGAGTTCGTGGGCCAGCGGAAGGTGCGCGGTCAGCTGCAGCTGCTGCTCGATGCCGCCGCCATCCAGGACCGCACGCCCGACCACATCCTGCTCGCCGGCCCGCCCGGACTCGGCAAGACGACGCTGGCGATGATCGTGGCGCAGGAGACGGGGCGGCCGCTGCGCATGACCAGCGGCCCGGCCATCCAGCACGCCGGCGACCTCGCGGCCGTGCTCTCGGCACTGGTCCCGGGGGAGGTGCTCTTCGTCGACGAGATCCACCGCATGGCTCGCACCGCCGAGGAGATGCTGTACCTCGCGATGGAGGACTTCCGGATCGACATCATGGTCGGCAAGGGCGCCGGGGCCACCTCCATCCCCCTCGACCTCTCCCCGTTCACGCTCGTCGGCGCCACGACCCGCTCGGGGCTGCTCCCGAACCCGCTCCGCGACCGCTTCGGCTTCACCGCGCACCTCGAGTTCTACGAGACCGAGGAGCTCATCGAGGTGCTGCGCCGGGCAGCGGCGCTCCTGGGCGTGCCGATCGGCGAGGAGGCGCTCCTCGAGATCGCGTCGCGGTCGCGGGGGACCCCGCGCATCGCGAACCGCCTGCTGCGCCGGGTGCGCGACTTCGCCCTCGTCGACGGGGGAGGAGCGTCGGTCGAGGCGGTCCGCGCCGCCCTCGACCTCTACGACGTGGACGAGCTGGGGCTCGACCGGCTCGATCGGGCCGTGATGACGGTGCTCCTCAAGCGCTTCGACGGCGGGCCGGTGGGTCTGAACACGCTGGCCGTGTCGGTGGGCGAGGAGGCCGACACCATCGAGTCGGTGGTCGAGCCCTTCCTGGTGCGGATCGGTCTCATCTCCCGGACGCCGCGCGGCCGCGTCGCCACCCGCGCGGGCTGGGCGCACTTCGGCCTGAGCCGCGGTCAGGATGCGCTGTTCGGCGATGACCTATAA
- the ruvA gene encoding Holliday junction branch migration protein RuvA: MISALRGTVLSVSGGTVVLDVQGVGFQVAVTPRHALSLRHGAEATLLTSLIVREDSLSLFGFPDQDSLDIFSALVGVTGVGPKSALGVLAELTPDEVALAVLGEDDTAFRRVSGIGPKTAKLIVVSLAGKLSLRPAPAPSPVEQVADARVRANVEKALVGLGWAERSAAAAVDEVLETASESDSANVQALLRLALGVLGGGRPAGDRA, encoded by the coding sequence GTGATCTCGGCACTTCGCGGAACAGTCCTCTCCGTCTCCGGCGGCACCGTCGTCCTCGACGTCCAGGGTGTCGGATTCCAGGTCGCCGTGACGCCGCGTCACGCGCTCTCGCTCCGGCACGGCGCGGAGGCGACGCTCCTCACGTCGCTGATCGTGCGGGAGGACAGCCTCTCGCTGTTCGGCTTCCCCGATCAGGACTCGCTCGACATCTTCTCCGCGCTCGTCGGGGTGACCGGGGTGGGCCCCAAGTCGGCGCTCGGCGTGCTCGCCGAGCTCACGCCCGACGAGGTCGCCCTCGCGGTGCTGGGCGAGGACGACACCGCGTTCCGGCGTGTGAGCGGCATCGGCCCCAAGACGGCCAAGCTGATCGTCGTGTCGCTCGCCGGCAAGCTCTCGCTGCGTCCGGCGCCCGCACCCAGCCCGGTGGAGCAGGTCGCCGACGCCCGGGTCCGGGCGAACGTCGAGAAGGCCCTGGTGGGCCTCGGCTGGGCGGAGCGCAGCGCCGCCGCCGCCGTCGACGAGGTGCTCGAGACCGCCTCCGAGAGCGACTCCGCCAACGTCCAGGCCCTGCTGCGGCTCGCGCTCGGCGTGCTCGGCGGCGGCCGTCCGGCGGGTGATCGCGCATGA
- the ruvC gene encoding crossover junction endodeoxyribonuclease RuvC → MRVLGIDPGLTRCGVGIVDAHPGRTVSFVHVSVVTTAADMPLEERLVRVASGIEAILDEHRPDCVAVERVFAQHNVRTVMGTAQVSGVALLAAARRSLPVALHTPSEVKAAITGYGQADKRQVGTMVSKILKLDEIPRPADAADALALAICHAWRQPVVAAGAPGRVGASTALTPAQQAWLAAERSTGKSAVARRLAR, encoded by the coding sequence ATGCGCGTCCTCGGCATCGATCCCGGCCTCACCCGCTGCGGTGTGGGGATCGTCGACGCGCATCCCGGACGGACGGTCTCGTTCGTCCACGTGTCGGTGGTGACCACCGCCGCCGACATGCCGCTCGAGGAGCGGCTGGTCAGGGTGGCGTCGGGCATCGAGGCGATCCTCGACGAGCACCGTCCGGACTGCGTCGCCGTCGAGCGGGTGTTCGCGCAGCACAACGTGCGCACGGTGATGGGCACCGCGCAGGTGAGCGGGGTCGCGCTGCTCGCCGCCGCCCGTCGCTCCCTCCCCGTCGCCCTGCACACCCCCTCCGAGGTCAAGGCGGCCATCACCGGCTACGGCCAGGCCGACAAGCGACAGGTGGGCACGATGGTCTCGAAGATCCTCAAGCTCGACGAGATCCCGCGACCGGCCGACGCCGCGGATGCGCTGGCCCTGGCCATCTGCCACGCCTGGCGGCAGCCCGTCGTGGCCGCAGGCGCGCCGGGGCGGGTCGGGGCCTCAACGGCCCTCACCCCGGCGCAGCAGGCGTGGCTCGCCGCTGAGCGCTCCACGGGGAAGTCGGCGGTCGCCCGTAGGCTTGCCCGGTGA
- a CDS encoding YebC/PmpR family DNA-binding transcriptional regulator codes for MSGHSKWATTKHKKAVIDARRAKSFAKLIKNIEVAAKIGGADLSGNPTLVDAVQKAKKTSVPNDNIDRAIKRGAGLTGESIDYTTIMYEGYGPNGVALLIECLTDNKNRAAADVRTAMTRNGGTMADPGSVAYNFHRKGVITVGHSDGVTEDDVLVAVLDAGAEEVTDRGESFEVVTEPQQLVPARTALQEAGIDYDSADVEFVATVNVEADAETARKVFKLIDALEDSDDVQNVYTNLDLTPEVQAELEND; via the coding sequence GTGTCCGGACACTCTAAATGGGCCACCACCAAGCACAAGAAGGCGGTCATCGACGCTCGCCGTGCGAAGTCGTTCGCCAAGCTCATCAAGAACATCGAGGTCGCCGCGAAGATCGGCGGCGCCGACCTGTCAGGCAACCCGACGCTCGTCGACGCCGTGCAGAAGGCGAAGAAGACCTCGGTCCCCAACGACAACATCGATCGCGCGATCAAGCGCGGTGCGGGCCTCACCGGTGAGTCGATCGACTACACGACGATCATGTACGAGGGCTACGGCCCCAACGGCGTCGCCCTCCTCATCGAGTGCCTCACCGACAACAAGAACCGCGCCGCCGCCGACGTCCGCACCGCGATGACGCGGAACGGCGGCACGATGGCCGATCCGGGCAGCGTGGCGTACAACTTCCACCGCAAGGGCGTCATCACCGTGGGCCACTCCGACGGCGTGACCGAGGACGACGTGCTCGTCGCCGTCCTCGACGCGGGTGCCGAGGAGGTCACCGATCGGGGCGAGAGCTTCGAGGTGGTCACCGAGCCGCAGCAGCTCGTCCCCGCGCGTACGGCCCTCCAGGAGGCCGGCATCGACTACGACTCGGCCGACGTCGAGTTCGTGGCCACGGTCAACGTCGAGGCGGACGCCGAGACGGCGCGCAAGGTCTTCAAGCTGATCGACGCCCTCGAGGACAGCGACGACGTGCAGAACGTCTACACCAACCTCGACCTCACCCCCGAGGTCCAGGCCGAGCTCGAGAACGACTGA
- the pdxT gene encoding pyridoxal 5'-phosphate synthase glutaminase subunit PdxT, with product MAGSATRVGVLALQGDVREHLRVLSELGAEAMPVRRPAEVEAVDGLVIPGGESSVIDKLSRTFGVADSIRRRIAEGLPVYGTCAGLIMLADRVLDGIEGQQSFGGLDVSVRRNAFGNQTRSFETDLDVPVLGAPPVHAAFIRAPVVVDLGEQAEALASLEDGTVVAVQQGSLLGTSFHPEVTGESRFHRHFLGLVAAAR from the coding sequence GTGGCTGGTAGCGCTACCCGCGTCGGGGTCCTCGCCCTCCAGGGCGACGTGCGGGAGCACCTCCGCGTGCTCTCCGAGCTCGGTGCCGAGGCGATGCCGGTGCGCCGACCCGCGGAGGTGGAGGCCGTCGACGGTCTGGTGATCCCCGGCGGAGAGTCGAGCGTGATCGACAAGCTCTCGCGCACGTTCGGGGTGGCCGACTCGATCAGGAGGCGGATCGCGGAGGGGCTGCCCGTCTACGGGACCTGCGCGGGCCTCATCATGCTGGCCGACCGCGTCCTCGACGGGATCGAGGGCCAGCAGAGCTTCGGCGGTCTCGACGTGTCCGTGCGCCGGAACGCGTTCGGCAACCAGACACGCTCGTTCGAGACCGATCTCGACGTGCCCGTCCTCGGTGCGCCGCCGGTGCACGCCGCCTTCATCCGCGCGCCTGTCGTGGTCGACCTCGGTGAGCAGGCCGAGGCGCTGGCCTCCCTCGAGGACGGGACGGTGGTCGCCGTGCAGCAGGGATCCCTCCTCGGCACGTCGTTCCACCCCGAGGTGACGGGCGAGTCCCGCTTCCACCGGCACTTCCTCGGCCTGGTCGCGGCGGCGCGCTGA
- the pdxS gene encoding pyridoxal 5'-phosphate synthase lyase subunit PdxS, translated as MTDSTTSSHEFGSDRVKRGLAEMLKGGVIMDVVTPEQARIAEDAGAVAVMALERVPADIRSQGGVARMSDPDLIDGIISAVSIPVMAKARIGHFVEAQVLQSLGVDYIDESEVLSPADYVNHIDKWGFTVPFVCGATNLGEALRRITEGAAMIRSKGEAGTGDVSEATRHIRTIKAEIAALSAKTRDELYVAAKELQAPYDLVVEIAETKTLPVVLFTAGGVATPADAAMMMQLGADGVFVGSGIFKSGDPAKRAAAIVKATTFYDDPSVIAEVSRGLGEAMVGINVADVPAPHRLSERGW; from the coding sequence ATGACCGACAGCACCACCTCATCGCACGAGTTCGGCTCCGACCGCGTCAAGCGCGGGCTGGCCGAGATGCTGAAGGGCGGCGTCATCATGGACGTCGTCACGCCCGAGCAGGCGCGCATCGCCGAGGACGCCGGCGCGGTCGCGGTCATGGCCCTCGAGCGCGTGCCCGCCGACATCCGCTCCCAGGGCGGTGTGGCCCGGATGAGCGACCCCGACCTCATCGACGGCATCATCTCCGCGGTCTCGATCCCGGTGATGGCGAAGGCCCGGATCGGACACTTCGTCGAGGCGCAGGTGCTGCAGAGCCTCGGGGTCGACTACATCGACGAGTCCGAGGTGCTGAGCCCTGCCGACTACGTCAACCACATCGACAAGTGGGGCTTCACCGTGCCGTTCGTGTGCGGCGCCACCAACCTGGGCGAGGCGCTGCGGCGCATCACCGAGGGGGCGGCGATGATCCGCTCCAAGGGCGAGGCGGGAACCGGCGACGTCTCGGAGGCGACCAGGCACATCCGCACCATCAAGGCCGAGATCGCCGCCCTGTCGGCCAAGACGCGCGACGAGCTGTACGTCGCGGCGAAGGAGCTCCAGGCGCCCTACGACCTCGTCGTCGAGATCGCCGAGACCAAGACCCTGCCCGTCGTCCTGTTCACCGCCGGCGGCGTGGCCACTCCGGCCGACGCGGCGATGATGATGCAGCTCGGCGCGGACGGCGTCTTCGTCGGGTCGGGCATCTTCAAGTCCGGCGACCCCGCGAAGCGCGCGGCGGCGATCGTGAAGGCCACCACGTTCTACGACGACCCGTCGGTGATCGCCGAGGTGTCACGGGGCCTGGGGGAGGCGATGGTCGGCATCAACGTCGCCGACGTGCCGGCCCCCCACCGCCTGTCCGAGCGTGGCTGGTAG
- a CDS encoding HIT family protein has product MTDPSDDVEIESSADFAAVPDAFQRLWTPHRMVYIQNGEQPHIDECPFCRAPKLSDEEGLIVARGTHAYVLLNLFPYNSGHLLVCPYRHIATYDLATPEEVAEIGALTQTAMRVLTAVSRCDGFNIGMNQGRVAGAGVAGHLHQHIVPRWAQDSNFFPIIARTKALPQLLGEVRAQVQAAWPDTTAP; this is encoded by the coding sequence ATGACCGACCCGAGCGACGACGTCGAGATCGAGTCGTCCGCCGACTTCGCGGCGGTGCCGGATGCGTTCCAGCGCCTCTGGACGCCCCACCGCATGGTGTACATCCAGAACGGCGAGCAGCCCCACATCGACGAGTGCCCGTTCTGCCGCGCCCCGAAGCTGTCCGACGAGGAGGGCCTGATCGTGGCGCGGGGCACGCACGCCTACGTCCTGCTCAACCTCTTCCCGTACAACTCCGGTCACCTGCTGGTGTGCCCGTACCGCCACATCGCCACCTATGATCTGGCGACGCCGGAGGAGGTGGCAGAGATCGGCGCGCTCACTCAGACCGCGATGCGCGTCCTCACGGCCGTCTCCCGCTGCGACGGCTTCAACATCGGGATGAACCAGGGCCGCGTCGCCGGAGCCGGCGTCGCAGGCCACCTGCACCAGCACATCGTGCCGAGGTGGGCGCAGGACAGCAACTTCTTCCCGATCATCGCGCGGACGAAGGCGCTCCCTCAGCTGCTGGGAGAAGTCCGAGCGCAGGTCCAGGCCGCCTGGCCCGACACCACCGCGCCGTAG
- the thrS gene encoding threonine--tRNA ligase has translation MATGFELFTDRSIVAMRVNGELKDLAATTTDADVVEPVSIDSADGLNILRHSAAHVAAQAVQQINPDAKLGIGPPVTDGFYYDFDVETPFTPEDMKAIEKGMERIIRSGQRFVRRVVTEEEARAELADEPYKLELIGLKGNAPDADGESVEVGGAELTIYDNVDPKTGETVWKDLCRGPHLPNTRMIGNGFALTRLAAAYWRGSEKNKQLQRVYGTAWPTKDELRAYQTRMEEAAKRDHRKLGQELDLFSFPDEIGSGLAVFHPRGGIIRAEIENFMRERLIAYDYELVNTPHITKGHLYEISQHLHWYKDGMFPAMHLDEETDADGNVTRQGQDYYLKPMNCPMHNLIFRARGRSYRELPLRLAEFGTVYRYEKSGTLSGLTRVRGLTQDDAHIYVTHDQIKAEVASQLEFVLETLRGYGLDDFYLELSTRDPEKSVGTDEMWEDATETLRQVAEESGLELVADPGGAAFYGPKISVQARDAIGRTWQLSTVQLDFNQPELFELEYTAADGTKQQPAMIHRALLGSVERFFAILLEHYAGAFPVWLAPVQVVGIPVSEQYDEYLREIVATLKRRGIRAQLDASDDRMQKKIRTHTKDKVPVLLIAGADDSAAGTVSFRFRDGSQENGVSVEEAVERIVASVQSHAQVLGQGDL, from the coding sequence GTGGCGACCGGATTCGAACTCTTCACCGACAGGTCGATCGTGGCCATGCGGGTCAACGGTGAACTGAAGGATCTCGCCGCGACGACGACAGACGCCGACGTCGTCGAGCCCGTCAGCATCGACTCGGCCGACGGTCTGAACATCCTCCGGCACTCGGCGGCGCACGTGGCCGCTCAGGCCGTGCAGCAGATCAACCCCGACGCCAAGCTCGGCATCGGCCCGCCCGTCACCGACGGGTTCTACTACGACTTCGATGTCGAGACGCCCTTCACCCCCGAGGACATGAAGGCGATCGAGAAGGGCATGGAGCGCATCATCCGCTCCGGACAGCGCTTCGTCCGCCGCGTGGTCACCGAGGAGGAGGCTCGCGCCGAGCTGGCCGACGAGCCTTACAAGCTCGAGCTCATCGGCTTGAAGGGCAATGCACCGGACGCGGACGGCGAGTCGGTCGAGGTCGGCGGCGCCGAGCTCACCATCTACGACAACGTCGACCCGAAGACCGGCGAGACCGTCTGGAAGGACCTCTGCCGCGGTCCGCACCTGCCCAACACCCGGATGATCGGCAACGGGTTCGCGCTGACCCGGCTCGCCGCCGCGTACTGGCGGGGGAGCGAGAAGAACAAGCAGCTCCAGCGTGTGTACGGCACCGCCTGGCCCACCAAGGACGAGCTGCGCGCCTACCAGACCCGGATGGAGGAGGCCGCGAAGCGCGACCACCGCAAGCTCGGTCAGGAGCTCGACCTGTTCTCGTTCCCCGACGAGATCGGCTCGGGCCTGGCGGTGTTCCATCCCCGGGGCGGCATCATCCGCGCCGAGATCGAGAACTTCATGCGCGAGCGGCTGATCGCGTACGACTACGAGCTCGTGAACACCCCGCACATCACCAAGGGGCACCTCTACGAGATCAGCCAGCACCTCCACTGGTACAAGGACGGGATGTTCCCGGCCATGCACCTCGACGAGGAGACCGACGCCGACGGCAACGTCACCCGGCAGGGGCAGGACTACTACCTCAAGCCGATGAACTGCCCGATGCACAACCTGATCTTCCGGGCGCGCGGCCGCAGCTATCGCGAGCTGCCCCTGCGCCTGGCGGAGTTCGGCACCGTGTACCGCTACGAGAAGAGCGGGACCCTGTCGGGACTGACCCGCGTCCGCGGTCTCACCCAGGACGACGCCCACATCTACGTCACCCACGACCAGATCAAGGCCGAGGTGGCCAGCCAGCTCGAGTTCGTGCTCGAGACCCTGCGCGGCTACGGCCTCGACGACTTCTACCTCGAGCTGTCGACACGCGACCCCGAGAAGAGCGTCGGGACCGACGAGATGTGGGAGGACGCGACCGAGACCCTGCGGCAGGTCGCCGAGGAGTCGGGCCTCGAGCTCGTCGCCGACCCCGGGGGAGCGGCCTTCTACGGGCCGAAGATCTCCGTCCAGGCGAGGGACGCGATCGGCCGCACCTGGCAGCTCTCGACCGTCCAGCTCGACTTCAACCAGCCGGAGCTCTTCGAGCTCGAGTACACCGCCGCCGACGGCACGAAGCAGCAGCCCGCGATGATCCACCGTGCCCTGCTCGGGTCCGTCGAGCGCTTCTTCGCGATCCTGCTCGAGCACTACGCCGGCGCGTTCCCGGTCTGGCTCGCGCCTGTGCAGGTGGTCGGCATCCCGGTCTCCGAGCAGTACGACGAGTACCTCCGCGAGATCGTCGCCACGCTGAAGCGCCGCGGCATCCGCGCGCAGCTCGATGCCTCCGACGACCGGATGCAGAAGAAGATCCGCACGCACACCAAGGACAAGGTGCCGGTGCTCCTCATCGCGGGTGCCGACGACTCGGCCGCGGGCACCGTGAGCTTCCGCTTCCGCGACGGCTCGCAGGAGAACGGCGTCTCGGTCGAGGAGGCGGTGGAGCGCATCGTCGCGAGCGTCCAGTCGCACGCGCAGGTGCTCGGCCAGGGCGACCTCTGA